Proteins encoded within one genomic window of Canis lupus dingo isolate Sandy chromosome 28, ASM325472v2, whole genome shotgun sequence:
- the MAPK8 gene encoding mitogen-activated protein kinase 8 isoform X6: protein MIIGLLNVFTPQKSLEEFQDVYIVMELMDANLCQVIQMELDHERMSYLLYQMLCGIKHLHSAGIIHRDLKPSNIVVKSDCTLKILDFGLARTAGTSFMMTPYVVTRYYRAPEVILGMGYKENVDLWSVGCIMGEMVCHKILFPGRDYIDQWNKVIEQLGTPCPEFMKKLQPTVRTYVENRPKYAGYSFEKLFPDVLFPADSEHNKLKASQARDLLSKMLVIDASKRISVDEALQHPYINVWYDPSEAEAPPPKIPDKQLDEREHTIEEWKELIYKEVMDLEERTKNGVIRGQPSPLVTEREREAETQAEGEAGSMHWEPDVGFDPGSPGSRPGPKAGAKPLRHPGIPTLFSLKKNFFTIKYTYQNFNTLLWIN from the exons ATAATTGGCCTTTTGAATGTTTTCACACCACAGAAATCCCTAGAAGAATTTCAAGATGT TTACATAGTCATGGAGCTCATGGACGCAAATCTTTGCCAAGTGATTCAGATGGAACTAGATCATGAAAGAATGTCCTACCTGCTCTATCAGATGCTGTGTGGAATCAAGCACCTTCACTCTGCTGGAATTATTCATCGG gactTAAAGCCCAGTAATATAGTGGTAAAATCAGACTGCACTTTGAAGATTCTTGACTTTGGACTGGCCAGGACTGCAGGAACTAGTTTTATGATGACACCTTATGTAGTGACTCGCTACTACAGAGCACCTGAGGTCATCCTAGGGATGGGCTACAAAGAAAACG TGGATTTATGGTCTGTGGGGTGCATTATGGGAGAAATGGTTTGCCACAAAATCCTCTTTCCAGGAAGGGACT ATATTGATCAGTGGAATAAAGTTATTGAACAGCTTGGAACACCATGCCCTGAATTCATGAAGAAACTACAGCCAACAGTAAGGACTTATGTTGAAAACAGACCTAAATATGCTGGATATAGCTTTGAGAAACTCTTCCCCGATGTACTTTTCCCAGCTGACTCAGAACACAACAAACTTAAAG CCAGTCAGGCAAGGGATTTGTTATCCAAAATGTTGGTAATTGATGCATCTAAAAGGATCTCTGTAGATGAAGCTCTCCAGCACCCATATATCAATGTCTGGTATGATCCTTCTGAAGCAGAAGCT CCACCACCAAAGATACCTGACAAGCAGTTAGATGAAAGGGAACATACAATAGAAGAGTGGAAAG AGTTGATATACAAAGAAGTTATGGACTTGGAGGAGAGAACCAAGAATGGAGTTATACGGGGGCAGCCCTCTCCTTTAG tcacagagagagagagagaggcagagacacaggcagagggagaagcaggctccatgcactgggagcccgacgtgggattcgatcccgggtctccaggatcacgccctgggccaaaggcaggcgctaaaccactgcgccacccagggatcccgacattgttctctttaaagaagaattttttcaCAATTAAGTATACTTATCAGAATTTTAACACTTTACTCTGGATAAACTAA
- the MAPK8 gene encoding mitogen-activated protein kinase 8 isoform X7 — protein sequence MELMDANLCQVIQMELDHERMSYLLYQMLCGIKHLHSAGIIHRDLKPSNIVVKSDCTLKILDFGLARTAGTSFMMTPYVVTRYYRAPEVILGMGYKENVDIWSVGCIMGEMIKGGVLFPGTDHIDQWNKVIEQLGTPCPEFMKKLQPTVRTYVENRPKYAGYSFEKLFPDVLFPADSEHNKLKASQARDLLSKMLVIDASKRISVDEALQHPYINVWYDPSEAEAPPPKIPDKQLDEREHTIEEWKELIYKEVMDLEERTKNGVIRGQPSPLVTEREREAETQAEGEAGSMHWEPDVGFDPGSPGSRPGPKAGAKPLRHPGIPTLFSLKKNFFTIKYTYQNFNTLLWIN from the exons ATGGAGCTCATGGACGCAAATCTTTGCCAAGTGATTCAGATGGAACTAGATCATGAAAGAATGTCCTACCTGCTCTATCAGATGCTGTGTGGAATCAAGCACCTTCACTCTGCTGGAATTATTCATCGG gactTAAAGCCCAGTAATATAGTGGTAAAATCAGACTGCACTTTGAAGATTCTTGACTTTGGACTGGCCAGGACTGCAGGAACTAGTTTTATGATGACACCTTATGTAGTGACTCGCTACTACAGAGCACCTGAGGTCATCCTAGGGATGGGCTACAAAGAAAACG ttgACATTTGGTCAGTTGGGTGCATCATGGGAGAAATGATCAAAGGTGGTGTTTTGTTCCCAGGTACAGATC ATATTGATCAGTGGAATAAAGTTATTGAACAGCTTGGAACACCATGCCCTGAATTCATGAAGAAACTACAGCCAACAGTAAGGACTTATGTTGAAAACAGACCTAAATATGCTGGATATAGCTTTGAGAAACTCTTCCCCGATGTACTTTTCCCAGCTGACTCAGAACACAACAAACTTAAAG CCAGTCAGGCAAGGGATTTGTTATCCAAAATGTTGGTAATTGATGCATCTAAAAGGATCTCTGTAGATGAAGCTCTCCAGCACCCATATATCAATGTCTGGTATGATCCTTCTGAAGCAGAAGCT CCACCACCAAAGATACCTGACAAGCAGTTAGATGAAAGGGAACATACAATAGAAGAGTGGAAAG AGTTGATATACAAAGAAGTTATGGACTTGGAGGAGAGAACCAAGAATGGAGTTATACGGGGGCAGCCCTCTCCTTTAG tcacagagagagagagagaggcagagacacaggcagagggagaagcaggctccatgcactgggagcccgacgtgggattcgatcccgggtctccaggatcacgccctgggccaaaggcaggcgctaaaccactgcgccacccagggatcccgacattgttctctttaaagaagaattttttcaCAATTAAGTATACTTATCAGAATTTTAACACTTTACTCTGGATAAACTAA